The genome window CGTACAGAACACCGACGTAATCGCAGGCCCGAACAGAACAGACCCGAACCCCGTACCCGTAGGATGCGACGACGACCCTACAGACGGTATTTTAAGTGATGAAAGAATAAACACAAATGCACCGGCAAGACCAAGAAGAGGAAGCGCCTCCGGGCGTCTGCGCACAAGTCTGGTGAAAGCCGCAATACCTGCACCAACGCAGATAACTGCAACAATCGTCCAGAACTGCCACCAGGGACCCGGAAGAAAACCCTCCATAATATGCATAGGAATAAACACCAATTTATTTGCCGTAGCAAAATATTACTATACCAATTTCCGACCACTACAATTTAAGGTAACCGATCATGAAGGACGACGCAGGCTATAATTTTCTGAACGTGACAAAGTATCCGACGGATCAGCACCCTGATGCAACACTCGGCATACCTGCCCCGGCATTCGTAACATCTCCCCGGAATGGCGCAGAGATAATCTCTCTCCCGCATCCGGGCGACATCCCGCTTTCCCCGCTGGACCTCCGCGACGCGATTGCATCCCGGAGAACCATCCGGTCCTTCACCCGCGACCCGATCCCGCTTACCGCCCTCTCCTATCTCCTGTGGGCATCTTCCGGCATAACCGGCGACAGCATCATGTACCGGGCCGCCCCCTCCGCGGGCGCCCTGCACCCGGTGGACACCTACCTTGCAGTCCAGCAGGTCGAAGAACTCACCCCCGGCGTATGGCGATATCATCCCGACCTGCACGCACTCGAACTCACCGCCGCAGGAACCGCCCCCGTCGCCGCACTGGGCCGCGCCTGCATGATGCAGCCCGCCGTCCTGCGTGCCCCGGTCGTATTCTTCTGGGCAGCAACCCCGTACCGCACCGTCTGGAAATACGGCCTGCGCGGCTACCGCGACATCTTCCTTGACGCCGGCCACATCTGCCAGAACTGTTACCTCGCCGCCGAACACTGCGGCCTTGGCCTCTGTGCCATCGGAGCCTTCTATGACGACGATGCCGCCGCCGCCCTGCAGCTCTCCGAAGATCAGTTCCTCCTCTACGCCGCAGCCTGCGGCGTTCCCCGGGAGGACTCCGCATGAACATACCGCGCATCGTCATCGCCGGAACCCACAGCGGCTGCGGAAAAACCACCGCAGCCTCCGGCATCATGGCCGCCCTCGTCGCCCGTGGCCTGGTCGTCCAGCCGTTCAAAGTAGGACCCGACTTCATCGACCCCTCACATCACACCATCGTATGCGGCAGGGAATCACGCAATCTCGACCCGTTCATGATGGGGGAAGACGGTGTCCGCGACTGTTTTGTCCGTGCATCCGCCGGAGCCGACATCGCCGTCATTGAAGGCGTCATGGGACTGTATGACGGAATTGACGGCTCCGACTGTTCCAGCACCGCACACGTCGCACGCCTGCTGGACGCCCCCGTCATCCTTATCGCCGACATCAAAGGCATGTCGCGCAGTGTTGCCGCCCTCATCAAAGGCTACACCGAATATGATCCGCGCCTCCGGTTTGCGGGCGTCATCATGACAAAAGGCGGAAGCGACCGGCACAAAACCATGACAACACGGGATCTCCCGCGGCCTCTCCTCGGCTGGATGCCGAGATCCGACGCCCTTGCCGTTGAAAGCCGCCATCTCGGCCTCGTAATGGGAAAAGAAGACTCCCGTATGCGGCTGATCGGATCATTTGTCGAAGAGCACTGCGACCTTGACGCAGTTTTCACCGCCGCACATACCGCCCCCCCCGTTCCGGATGCAGCCCGCCCCTCCCGCAGCAGAGACCCGCATACCACCATTGCCGTTGCCATGGACGCTGCCTTCTGCTTCTACTACCGCGACAACTTCGACTACCTGCGCACCGCCGGAGCAGAACTGATCTTCTTCTCCCCTCTCGCTGACCCTCTCCCGCAGGCAGACGCCTACTACTTCGGCGGCGGCTATCCCGAAGTACACGCCGCCGCCCTTGCCGCATCACCGTGCAAACCCGGCCTTCTCCGTGCCGCCGATGCCGGTCTCCCCGTCTTCGGAGAATGCGGAGGACTCATGTGGCTCTCCCGCAGCATCACCACCACCGACGGCACCGTCCACCCGATGACCGGACTCCTGGACGCCGATGCCGTAATGGAAAAACGCTTCGTCGCACTCGACTATGTCATCGGAACAACAACCGCCGACTCATCCTGCTTCCCGTCCGGCATGACGTTCCGCGGTCACGAGTTCCATTACTCCAAAACGATCCCGGACGCTGACGTCCGGTACCTGTTCTCGCTTGAACGCGGCCGGGGCATTGCCGACGCTTGCGACGGCATCTTCGCCGGATCCGTCCTCGGCGGCTACACGCACATGTACTTCGGAAAACCTGTCGCCGACGCATTCTGCAAACAGCTTGCACGACAGTAAAAAAAGAAAATTATGCGGCGAGCTTTGCACCAAGCTCTTTTGCCGCTGCAAGTGCTTCCGGTTTCAGATCATCTGCGGAATGGAGATCGCCCACAATCAGCGGCTTCTCAATTGCCGCTCCGCAGTACCGGAACCCTGCGGTCAGAATCTCCGCACATCCCGTATACGTCGCCACATCCGGCACACCCTGCGTAATCACTGCCGCCGCCTTCTTGCCCGCCGTCATCTTGGACCCGTTTGGTCCGAGGAACGCATACATCCGGTCCACAAAACATTTGATCTGTCCCGTGTTCTCACCGAAATAGATAGGAGAACCGATAATAACCGCATCCGCCGCATTGATCTTCTCATACAGCGGCGTCATATCATCCTTCTGCACACAGAACTTCGCCTGATCCTTTTTGCAGACAAGACACCCCTTGCAGCCGTGAATATCCATCTTTGCCGCATCAATGAACTCCACATCCGCCCCGGCTGCCTTTGCTGCATCCAGTGCCGTCTCAATCAGTTTCTTTGTGCTGCTT of Methanocorpusculum vombati contains these proteins:
- a CDS encoding flavodoxin family protein — encoded protein: MTKILGICGSAAPKSSTKKLIETALDAAKAAGADVEFIDAAKMDIHGCKGCLVCKKDQAKFCVQKDDMTPLYEKINAADAVIIGSPIYFGENTGQIKCFVDRMYAFLGPNGSKMTAGKKAAAVITQGVPDVATYTGCAEILTAGFRYCGAAIEKPLIVGDLHSADDLKPEALAAAKELGAKLAA
- a CDS encoding cobyrinate a,c-diamide synthase; translated protein: MNIPRIVIAGTHSGCGKTTAASGIMAALVARGLVVQPFKVGPDFIDPSHHTIVCGRESRNLDPFMMGEDGVRDCFVRASAGADIAVIEGVMGLYDGIDGSDCSSTAHVARLLDAPVILIADIKGMSRSVAALIKGYTEYDPRLRFAGVIMTKGGSDRHKTMTTRDLPRPLLGWMPRSDALAVESRHLGLVMGKEDSRMRLIGSFVEEHCDLDAVFTAAHTAPPVPDAARPSRSRDPHTTIAVAMDAAFCFYYRDNFDYLRTAGAELIFFSPLADPLPQADAYYFGGGYPEVHAAALAASPCKPGLLRAADAGLPVFGECGGLMWLSRSITTTDGTVHPMTGLLDADAVMEKRFVALDYVIGTTTADSSCFPSGMTFRGHEFHYSKTIPDADVRYLFSLERGRGIADACDGIFAGSVLGGYTHMYFGKPVADAFCKQLARQ
- a CDS encoding SagB/ThcOx family dehydrogenase; its protein translation is MKDDAGYNFLNVTKYPTDQHPDATLGIPAPAFVTSPRNGAEIISLPHPGDIPLSPLDLRDAIASRRTIRSFTRDPIPLTALSYLLWASSGITGDSIMYRAAPSAGALHPVDTYLAVQQVEELTPGVWRYHPDLHALELTAAGTAPVAALGRACMMQPAVLRAPVVFFWAATPYRTVWKYGLRGYRDIFLDAGHICQNCYLAAEHCGLGLCAIGAFYDDDAAAALQLSEDQFLLYAAACGVPREDSA